A single region of the Novipirellula aureliae genome encodes:
- a CDS encoding ABC transporter permease has product MWRLSTWWTVLQTALEERLVYRGDFAIGTLMRFLPIITQIFLWYAVFDAIDATSVTADASANSTGGLAPKAEIGGFGFADMVAYYLLTMVARAFSSMPGLAAGIAQQIREGEIKRYLIQPIDLIGFLLLTRIAHKLAFYAVAVLPFALVFFLCRDYFVSGWPPAHVLVAFIASLIMSFLIGFFFEAAIGMIGFWFLEVSSLLFIFMLFSFFLSGHMFPLTLLPESLGTFVQLLPFKYLAYFPAAVFLGKIPEDQLAFEMTIQAAWMVFFIVVCRVGYARGVKRYSGFGG; this is encoded by the coding sequence ATGTGGCGTTTATCGACGTGGTGGACCGTTCTGCAAACCGCTCTTGAAGAGCGATTGGTTTACCGAGGTGATTTCGCCATCGGCACCCTGATGCGTTTTTTGCCCATTATTACCCAGATATTCTTGTGGTACGCCGTATTCGATGCGATCGATGCCACTTCTGTCACAGCTGACGCTTCGGCAAACTCAACAGGCGGATTGGCCCCAAAGGCAGAGATTGGCGGTTTCGGCTTCGCCGATATGGTTGCCTACTACTTGTTAACGATGGTCGCTCGAGCGTTTTCGAGTATGCCAGGCTTGGCGGCTGGGATCGCTCAACAGATTCGCGAAGGCGAAATCAAACGTTATCTGATTCAGCCGATTGATCTGATTGGTTTTTTGCTGCTCACTCGCATTGCTCACAAATTAGCCTTCTATGCAGTCGCCGTTTTGCCGTTTGCTTTGGTTTTCTTTTTGTGTCGCGACTATTTTGTCAGCGGTTGGCCGCCCGCCCACGTGCTCGTCGCTTTCATTGCATCGCTAATCATGAGTTTCTTGATTGGTTTTTTCTTTGAGGCAGCGATCGGGATGATCGGTTTTTGGTTCTTAGAAGTCTCGTCGCTATTGTTTATTTTCATGTTGTTCTCGTTCTTTTTATCGGGTCATATGTTTCCTTTAACCCTACTGCCCGAAAGCCTTGGTACATTTGTGCAACTATTGCCCTTTAAGTATCTGGCCTATTTCCCCGCAGCCGTTTTTTTGGGCAAGATCCCTGAGGACCAGTTAGCGTTTGAAATGACGATCCAAGCCGCATGGATGGTTTTCTTCATCGTGGTTTGCCGAGTCGGTTATGCTCGAGGCGTAAAACGCTATAGCGGATTTGGTGGTTAA
- a CDS encoding glycosyltransferase family 4 protein, with the protein MYWLLFATLSVSVAAALVLVPSVRMFACRIGMVDKPDLQRKLQTKPIALGGGVAVFASLLIATLFALAVDHMFLGGTLHGFHRKWVLLFLAAGSILAVGLIDDRFALRGRQKLVLQLLIVAVVAGSGTMIREISLLGFELPLGPLALPITLLWFLVAINALNLIDGADGMATTVGCIICTGLGILSCRSGISLNGVICFSLAGSLLGFLIFNKPPASIYLGDAGSMMIGFFVAVLAMWSSVKESTVLASAPVAILAIPLFDSSAAIMRRWLTGRSIYATDRAHLHHLLQAKFGSHGMLIVVAGLCMVTTSLAVLSTFFELPWLAAIGVCFVLGMLVLTRSFGYAEFRLVASRLLGAYRSFSTSRLECDKRKLERQHTLQGSGQWETVWEPLVEFAKTHDLASIKIDLNMAWLHEAYHASWQSVRLPEKVNQLSLTVPLFTNQTKDGSEMAIGRLQIIAPANSPDTYREVSHFIERLEELGPQIDHVISQIETGQQTKWSGFTWSRRHESQRVETINH; encoded by the coding sequence ATGTATTGGTTGTTGTTCGCGACGCTATCGGTCTCGGTCGCTGCAGCGTTGGTGCTCGTTCCCTCGGTTCGCATGTTTGCCTGTCGAATCGGCATGGTGGACAAGCCGGACCTGCAGAGAAAGTTGCAAACCAAACCAATCGCCCTTGGCGGAGGCGTGGCTGTCTTCGCCTCGCTCCTGATTGCGACGTTGTTTGCTTTAGCAGTCGACCACATGTTCTTAGGTGGGACGCTTCATGGCTTTCATCGCAAGTGGGTGCTGTTATTTTTGGCTGCAGGCTCGATCTTGGCTGTCGGTTTGATCGATGATCGATTCGCGCTCCGTGGACGGCAAAAATTAGTATTGCAACTTCTGATCGTCGCGGTGGTGGCCGGTTCGGGAACGATGATCCGAGAAATCAGCTTGCTCGGCTTTGAATTGCCGCTCGGCCCGCTCGCTCTGCCAATCACACTGTTGTGGTTCCTCGTCGCCATCAATGCTTTGAATCTCATTGACGGGGCCGATGGGATGGCGACCACGGTTGGATGTATCATCTGTACGGGGTTGGGTATTTTGAGTTGCCGCAGCGGGATTTCTCTCAATGGAGTGATTTGTTTTTCATTGGCTGGTTCGCTACTCGGTTTCTTGATCTTTAACAAACCGCCTGCGAGCATCTACCTAGGGGATGCTGGTAGTATGATGATTGGCTTTTTCGTGGCCGTTTTAGCGATGTGGTCGAGCGTCAAGGAATCAACCGTTTTGGCATCGGCACCTGTAGCCATTCTAGCGATTCCATTGTTCGACTCCTCCGCTGCCATTATGCGTCGCTGGCTAACCGGGCGCAGTATCTATGCGACCGACCGCGCTCATTTACACCATTTGCTGCAAGCCAAGTTTGGGAGCCACGGCATGTTGATTGTCGTCGCGGGACTGTGCATGGTGACGACAAGTTTGGCGGTTCTCTCGACTTTCTTCGAATTGCCTTGGCTTGCCGCGATCGGCGTTTGTTTCGTTCTCGGTATGCTTGTCCTTACGCGTTCCTTCGGCTATGCCGAATTTCGGTTAGTCGCCAGTCGTTTGCTCGGTGCCTATCGATCATTTTCGACTTCGAGATTAGAGTGCGACAAGCGAAAACTTGAACGGCAACACACTCTTCAAGGTAGCGGACAATGGGAAACCGTATGGGAACCATTGGTCGAGTTTGCAAAGACCCACGATTTGGCAAGCATCAAAATTGATCTTAACATGGCATGGCTGCACGAAGCGTATCATGCATCATGGCAATCCGTTCGGTTACCTGAAAAGGTGAACCAGCTTAGTCTCACCGTTCCACTATTCACAAATCAGACGAAGGACGGCAGCGAAATGGCGATCGGGCGGTTGCAAATCATTGCTCCCGCAAACTCGCCCGACACGTATCGAGAAGTGTCGCACTTCATCGAACGACTGGAAGAACTCGGACCTCAGATCGACCATGTCATTTCGCAGATCGAAACCGGGCAACAAACTAAATGGTCGGGCTTTACTTGGTCACGACGTCATGAATCTCAACGTGTCGAAACGATTAATCATTGA
- a CDS encoding polysaccharide biosynthesis/export family protein: MNKKSLPVGKRARHVLRSIQTVVAAGLLSTSLTGCTTITQPIDGVPANRLPDTFFVEPKNDLVPIDISLLSLEPPRDYQISGGDILGIYVEGVLPFNPPNAPPEPPPVNFPGEQSILPPSIGYPIAVQDDGTLALPLIEPLDVEGLTLEQIREAIRDAYIDNEILRPEKARPIVTIIKERTYDVVVIREDASRLNTQSLAAEYIRGTSDRSASGTMVQLPAYQNDVLHALVETGGLPGLNAKNQVKVLRASEADKRKRSQFMQQFYAQQRALMLDPCACPPELPEDPAIIKIPLRVKPGVVPDIPKDEITLQDGDIVYIESRETEVFYTGGLLPGGEFSLPRDYDLDVLGAMAIAGRGVGSQVSGGSASIIGGRSSAVPPGIVYILRKTPCNGQVAIEVDLTKAINDPKSRPLIAPGDTIILQYRCEEELINFGIATFFTYGLRELLR; the protein is encoded by the coding sequence ATGAACAAGAAATCTTTGCCAGTCGGAAAACGGGCGCGTCACGTACTGCGGTCCATTCAGACCGTTGTCGCCGCCGGTCTTCTAAGCACCTCGTTAACAGGCTGCACCACGATTACGCAGCCCATCGACGGAGTGCCCGCTAATCGGCTACCCGATACGTTCTTTGTCGAACCAAAGAACGATTTGGTGCCCATCGATATTTCGTTGCTTTCGCTCGAACCACCACGAGACTACCAAATCTCGGGCGGTGACATCTTAGGCATCTACGTTGAAGGCGTCTTGCCCTTTAACCCGCCAAACGCACCACCCGAACCGCCACCGGTTAACTTCCCTGGCGAACAGAGCATTCTACCTCCGTCGATCGGCTATCCGATTGCGGTCCAGGATGATGGAACGTTGGCTTTGCCACTCATCGAGCCACTCGATGTCGAAGGCTTAACGCTCGAACAAATTCGTGAAGCGATTCGTGACGCCTACATCGACAACGAGATTCTGCGTCCCGAAAAAGCTCGCCCGATCGTGACAATCATCAAGGAGCGAACTTATGACGTTGTCGTTATTCGCGAAGATGCAAGTCGGCTGAATACACAAAGCCTCGCAGCGGAGTATATTCGTGGTACGAGTGACCGAAGTGCAAGCGGCACGATGGTCCAGTTACCCGCCTATCAAAACGACGTACTGCATGCATTGGTGGAAACGGGTGGCCTGCCAGGTTTGAATGCCAAAAACCAAGTGAAAGTTCTTCGTGCCAGTGAAGCGGATAAACGAAAACGTTCTCAGTTCATGCAGCAGTTCTACGCACAACAACGTGCGTTGATGCTCGATCCGTGTGCTTGCCCGCCGGAACTGCCAGAAGATCCAGCGATCATAAAGATTCCTTTGCGGGTCAAACCAGGTGTGGTTCCTGATATTCCAAAGGATGAGATCACGCTTCAAGATGGAGACATTGTTTACATCGAATCACGTGAAACGGAAGTCTTCTACACAGGCGGCTTGTTACCTGGCGGCGAGTTTTCCCTGCCTCGTGACTACGACCTCGACGTGCTTGGAGCCATGGCTATCGCAGGCCGAGGCGTTGGATCGCAAGTCAGCGGCGGATCAGCCAGTATCATTGGAGGTAGGTCATCAGCGGTACCGCCAGGGATCGTGTACATCTTGCGGAAAACACCCTGCAACGGGCAAGTCGCCATCGAGGTTGATTTGACCAAAGCGATTAACGATCCAAAGAGTCGACCGCTAATCGCGCCAGGTGACACAATTATCTTGCAATACCGTTGTGAAGAGGAACTGATCAACTTCGGTATCGCAACCTTCTTCACCTACGGTCTACGAGAACTGCTACGCTAA
- a CDS encoding ABC transporter permease yields MDRRDIKRVGPNYGKVFLTFASNSLVRDMTFRLNFILQCLSSIGWTAMNVGFYLILFQYTGSIGEDTGWDQDKFFIFLATTWFINALVQAFFMPNAQEFSEMIRTGGLDFALLNPIDTQFLISFRRIDWSALSNFVAGLLILGYALYSLATRQVDPMIPSAISVMLYLFFILCGVAIMYSLMISLSATSIWLGRNQTLYNFWFYITNFSRYPMEIYDRGWGQSLYGFFTFVIPVLLVVNIPARLLAKPINPHTDYEWMLVGWALIATVLSLVLSRMVFKKALLSYRSASS; encoded by the coding sequence ATGGATCGTCGAGACATCAAGCGAGTCGGCCCAAATTATGGAAAAGTCTTTTTGACTTTCGCCAGCAATAGTTTGGTTCGCGATATGACGTTTCGACTGAACTTTATCTTGCAGTGCCTTAGCAGTATCGGTTGGACCGCAATGAATGTCGGTTTTTACTTGATCCTGTTTCAGTATACGGGAAGTATTGGAGAGGACACCGGTTGGGATCAAGATAAATTTTTCATCTTCTTGGCAACGACTTGGTTCATCAATGCTCTGGTGCAAGCTTTCTTTATGCCAAACGCTCAAGAATTTAGCGAGATGATCCGCACTGGCGGTTTGGACTTCGCACTACTGAATCCGATCGACACCCAATTCTTGATTTCATTCCGCCGCATTGATTGGAGTGCACTGTCGAATTTCGTTGCCGGTCTGCTGATTCTGGGGTATGCGCTCTATTCCTTGGCGACACGGCAGGTCGATCCGATGATTCCATCGGCTATCTCCGTGATGCTCTATCTGTTCTTTATCTTATGTGGCGTTGCAATTATGTATAGCTTGATGATTTCGCTAAGCGCGACCAGCATTTGGTTAGGACGTAACCAGACACTCTACAACTTTTGGTTTTACATTACCAACTTCAGTCGTTATCCAATGGAAATTTACGATCGCGGTTGGGGCCAATCGCTCTACGGGTTCTTTACGTTTGTCATACCCGTTCTGTTGGTGGTCAACATTCCCGCACGTCTGTTGGCAAAACCGATCAATCCTCATACCGACTATGAATGGATGCTCGTTGGATGGGCGTTGATCGCGACCGTGCTAAGCTTAGTGCTCAGCCGAATGGTATTCAAAAAAGCGTTGCTGAGCTATCGGAGTGCTAGCTCGTAA